Part of the Rhineura floridana isolate rRhiFlo1 chromosome 8, rRhiFlo1.hap2, whole genome shotgun sequence genome is shown below.
TTGGGAAAGATATCCTGGGTAAGAATTCATATGTTCAGTGTGTCGTACACATGAATGTGGGTGTTCACGTATTCTGTGTGTGCCTTGAGTATATGCATGTATTGTATGCGTGGATGCTGCTCAGAATATGAATGTTACTACCTTTGGTTTTTAGCAGGAATTTTGCATGGGTGCACACATATCTGCAAGAACCATTCATACATGTGTATATCAGTAGTGTTTGCATGAAGAGCAGACCAACACTGACAGATCCCTTAACAGTATCTCCTCTCTCCACATTTTACACTGATGGTCATTAATATCTCATTCATGGCTCTACATCATTTTCTCTCCATCCTCCCCATCTGACTCACTTTGTCTTAACATTGCATGTGTGGGGTCAGCCACATGACCACATTAATGATTCTGGTTAtgatctccagtgtgtgtgatTTCCTTATAACCATCTCCATGCTCCTCCCCACCACTACCCAAGCCCCTCAGATACTCTAAGGAGATCAGAAAGGCTGCTCTTCTCTTTAATCCCTTCCAGAGATCTACTTCTGGTATAAAGGCTGTAAGAGCCTTTCAGATTAATTCTCTAATATCccagggggaaaaaacatttcCCCTTTTGGGGGATGCACATTAGCCTTCCAAAAGTAACGACTCTTTTAATAATCATGGCCCATCCTTCCCCTCCTTCACCTCTTCCTCTTCAAATGCTTTTTAATGCCCTTCATTGCAGAGACCATAAATTATGATCCATATCAAGAGATGGCTGGCACATTTCATTGCTCTCTTACAAATAGTAATGTACAGATGGTATGCAAAGGAACAGAGGTGTGTATAGGAATAAGTTTGTATATAAGTGTAGGTGATCAGCCTGTGCTAATATGTCTATTTGTCTGCTCCCTTTGTTATGTAGACTAGAGTACATGCCAGAGTGAGTGAATGCAATGTGTCTTTTTTTGAGCTAAAGAATATTCATTCCTTTGTATTGTTAAAACAGGAAGGTCAAGTTCCCTGTGGATCTAGTGCACTCAGTTACAGACCTTACATCAGTCCAGGAGTAGTTGTGAACTGGGTTTCTTTAACCTATACAGCTGATGGGAAGGAGTAGATTGTCATGCGGTAATATCAGTGACCCCACCTGTGAAATTTATCCACTTGCACAGGAGTTGTCTTAGCGCCTTTGACTGTTCATTTCATTTGCAAAAGATTCTGTGATGCTATTGGATTTTGTGAAGGAGTCAGGTAGTGAAGCAGAGACTGGATGGTGCTGGGTTGGCTGAGCTTCCCCAGATATGAGCATCCGGGAGGAGTCTTGTGCAAggaggaaaaatgagaagcactTAAAGTCTGACTACAGTTTATTCACTTGCAAGTACATGAGGGCAGAGGCAAGTGAGAGGGACTAAACCCAGAGCCAGGTGTTCTGAACCCAGAAGCATGTTTTACTAATTGGATGAATGGAACAGCAGCACAGTTTATCTGTGTGTCTGAAAAGATGTGGAAATGCCCAGGACCAAGGCCTCTCTCGTAGCCTGTTCTCTTCTGCCACTAATTTCCAAGAAGATATTCATGCCACAGAGGAGATCTGCTTTTGTTCCTCATGTTCACCCTCTGTGTCACCCATTAACGGCTGCCTCTTTTTCAGCTCCCGATGGTACTTAGCCATGAGAGATGCATAGATACAGCCATATGCTGCTGCCACTACCATCATAATACACACGATGCCACAAACCACCCCAGCTATGATGACCGTGCCAATGGCTCGGCGCACGCTGACAGGCCGATATCTTTGTTTCTGGGGACAACCCACGTTGGCCTCCTCTTCTGGTTCAGGACTTGTTTTAGGTTTGGGAACAGATGGGGTTCCTTTACTGCAAGGAGGGCCAATATTGTCCAGTACAGTAGAGCTGTTCTCATCCTCCAGCTGGGAACAGTAGTTAAACATCTCCATGGGTACCATGCGCATATCTTTCCCCCGTAGCTCCTTAGGCAGGGTACATGCCAGCTGGTCTATCTTTCCTCCTATCCCATAAGAAAAAAAGCACACTTAGTACCTTATTTTGGTATCAGACCATATCATGTTCAGTGCAATAATACATTTCAATTCAGCTGTTGTGGCTCAACACTTGAATATAATGGGGTTATCCCATTTAGCTATTATGAGTCAAGAAATGTAGGATTATAGAGCCTTATAGTGAAAAGTTTGTCTGTAGGCTTAGATTCAGCCAGATCTCTCACTTTTTAAAAGTGGCTAACATCAAGCAATTAAAACAAGaatgaaaatatttaaaaataaaacagatgtCAAATAGGTAAATTAAAGGATGTTATATCTGGGTTCAGATGATGACTGTCTCCATTCTAGCCTCCCAGCTCACAAGATTATAGAGAGACTTGGTGCCACAGAGGACAATGTATTTGGAAGTCAGGGATCTTTTTCGTGATGACAAGTGTGAGTCGCGAGACGGGGATAGTTGTCTTTGTGAAATATGCTACTAGATGTGGAAAATGGCGGCTTAGCCATCCTGTTTCCCCAGCCTTACACCATCAGTGGTGTTGACAGTACATGTGTGATGGCGCTGAGATTCTGCCCATAGACTGGAATATCTAACAGATTAGAGTCTCCTGAATAATGTGTGGCTAAACAAGAGTCCTCTTCTATATCCATTAGCAAAACAGATGATTGATTGCTGCTGCAGGAAATCCCACTATCTTTAACCCTTCATTGCTTTCTGTTTTAGTGTAATGCAAAGAGAATATCACATGCACTGCTGCTGATTGTTGTCTCTGCAAACATTTTATAGCAATGTTTAAGTGCTTTTGTCCCCAAAACAGGCTCCCAGTGTGACTTGGAAGAACAATTTGAgcagcaatcaatcaatcaatcaatcataataatcataatcataatctaaTCAtaatctcatcatcatcatcatcatcataaaaaaaacAACAAGCCAGTATCAAAAAGGGTAGCTTGCAATTACAGCTCATGCTTATAGCTCAAAATATAGTACTTCAACAGTTAGAAATACTTAACATTTCTTATCAGTAATATCAACATATTGCCACTTAATTGACACAAAGCTTACGATTCATTAACACTTTACCTTTGATATATGCTACTGAGCCATTTTTCTTACAGATGGAAGGACTTAGATACAAAATGATGGTGGCCAGAGCCCTGACTCTGTTGAAATAGTGAAATCCCTATTGAGAGAGCAGAGGTCATAGTTCACTGGGGAGTATCTCGCACATCATTGGTAGAGCTATGGTCAAAATTCAAACTGCATAGGCCTTCCCCCTGTTTTGTTTGGTGTTCAGCACCAGTGAACTAGCCTGTTTATGGAAAATATCTGAATGTCCTCCGTgtcattgtttttgcattttagcAAGTACATATTCTATTCTCACTGTGGTGATTTGTAACCAGTGAATTTGGAAACTCCAAAATGATCAAACGGACTTGAACCCCTCCTTATCTTGATCCCCTCAAAATAATCCCACAACTGTCAGCCTTTGCAAAGAGAACTGTGGATGAGAAGGTACTTGCAACTCAAACTACAACATGCTACTTTATGCTCTGTGGCATAACACAGCAGGATTATGATGCATCGTGACTAATCTCCTTGTCTGAGAATTGGAATTTGCATCAGCCTGATCTGTCCAACTTGTCTCACTTTTCTTTTTAGCTTCTTCTTTTCAGCCCTTTATAGACACCAAGGACTAGTAGGGAATAACCTTCAATATTGAGATTTGGACTTCTCTCAGTGTACCTACCTCGGTAAGAAAACCATTCCATCCAGTATTTGAAATCTCTCAGGTTACAGTCACATTCCCAGGGGTTGTCTCCCACTTTCAACTGCTGCAGGCTAACTAATGGCTCAAAGGTCACCCTGTCCAAATTCCGCAGGCGGTTTGACCTGAGGGAGAGCCAGTGGAGAGAGGAGAGGTCATCAAAGATGCCTGAGGGGATTTGAGCAAGCCCATTAATGGAGAGGTCCAGCTGATGCAGAAGAACAGTGTTCTGCAGAAGATCTTTGTCCAAGCTCCTGATACTGTTGTTCCTCAGCTGTAGTTCAGTAAGGTTCACTAGATCTCTGAAAATATTCTCAGGAAGTTGACCTAAGAAGTTGTTCGAAAGATCCAGTCTCTGGAGAGCAGAGAAATTGGAAAATGTTTGTCCAGGCAAGGTGCTGAGTTGGTTATTGAGGAAAAGGAAGGTCCTGGTATTTGTAGGTATGTCCAAGGGGATGGATGAAAGACCCAAGCCACTACAGTCCACCACTAGAGTATCGCTGTTGCACTTGCAAAGGGAGGGACAAGCAATGAGGGACTCGGCTGCACAGAATGAAAGCCAACAGGCAAGCACTACATAagaaaagagggaaaaagaaCATGTATTAAAACATCCTCAGTGGTGGAATGTATGCACAGTTTCACTTATCAAGCAGCCAGATGCAAAAATGTCTTCATATTAGTGACCAATGAGAAAGATCTACCTCCTGGCTTTTAGAGTGTCATGCCCAATTGGTTTGACCATATATAGGATAGTTTTTTAATACCCTCCATTCTGGCTTTACCACACTACTTGcaaatttgtttgttttgcctCATCTGTTCAAGTAGACACCAGTGTTTCCTCTCTGTCTTTTTTAAATCCTTTCCCTGTTTGATTCTGTAATCAAACTGATAACCAAATGAACTTCCTCACAGACTGAATCCTTGCACTGCCAGATGGATTTCCACAGTGTGAGGTTCCTTTCAGCCTTTCTTGAGCTAGGAGGGCTAAGGAATAC
Proteins encoded:
- the LRTM2 gene encoding leucine-rich repeat and transmembrane domain-containing protein 2, which encodes MLSLSGGYWWSNRLSLRWRKTSLLACWLSFCAAESLIACPSLCKCNSDTLVVDCSGLGLSSIPLDIPTNTRTFLFLNNQLSTLPGQTFSNFSALQRLDLSNNFLGQLPENIFRDLVNLTELQLRNNSIRSLDKDLLQNTVLLHQLDLSINGLAQIPSGIFDDLSSLHWLSLRSNRLRNLDRVTFEPLVSLQQLKVGDNPWECDCNLRDFKYWMEWFSYRGGKIDQLACTLPKELRGKDMRMVPMEMFNYCSQLEDENSSTVLDNIGPPCSKGTPSVPKPKTSPEPEEEANVGCPQKQRYRPVSVRRAIGTVIIAGVVCGIVCIMMVVAAAYGCIYASLMAKYHRELKKRQPLMGDTEGEHEEQKQISSVA